The Thermodesulfobacteriota bacterium genomic sequence TTTTGAAGTTATTACAATCAAAGAATATTTTGTTAAGAAGGATAACGAGGAATCATTTATTATTTTACGGCATGACGTTGACCGATGTCCTGAAAATGCTCTGAAAATGGCTGAGCTTGAATCAGCGCTTGGCATGTATGCGACCTATTATTTTCGATTTAAGAAAAAGGCTTTTGTTCCACATATAATTAAACAAATAAAGGACCTTGGACATGAGATTGGATATCACTATGAAGTTATGGATAAGGCGAGAGGAAATATTTTTCAGGCTGAGCAAATATTTAATTCTGAATTAACAAGTTTAAGAAAACTGGCTGAAGTAAATACTGTGTGTATGCACGGAAATCCGCTCACTAAATGGGATAACAGAAGTTTTTGGAAGCATTTCTCCTATTCTAAGTTTAGTCTGTTAGGTGAGGCATATCTCAGTATTACTGACCCTGATCTATATTATTCTACAGATACAGGAAGGGGATGGAATAGATTAAAATACAATATGAAAGATATTTTTTCATGTCATTCAATCAGCTACTTACCGACACTTACAACTACCTGGCAGTTGATTGATGTTATCCGGTCAAAAAAATACAAAAAAATCTATTTGCAGATTCATCCAAACAGGTGGAGTTGGAAGTGGCTGCAGTGGCATATCCAGATGGTGGAGGATATTGCTGCGAACCTGACCAAAGTCTTAATTAATTTTTATCGCAGGGCAAAATAAAATCTATGAATGTATTATTAATAAATCCGCCTTATAGTTCTGAAGAAAGATATGGTAGGGACTTGGGTAAGTTTGGCCCCCTTAATGAGCCACTTGGCTTGGCATATATTGGAGCAAACCTTGAAAGAAATGGACATAAGGTGACAATTATTGATGCACCAGCACTGGAATTCAAAGCAGAGGATATTTGCGGCCATATGGAAAAGGAGAAATATGATATGGTCGGTGTTACCATGCTGACACCTATGTATGCCAGAAGTGTTGAGGTCGCTAGAGCTGTATACAATGCATTCCCTAACATTAAAATTGTCGTTGGAGGCCCACATCCGACTATTCTGCCTGAAGAAACCCTTAATGAAAATAAAGAGATAGATTTTGTAGTTATTGGCGAAGGAGAGGTAATATTGTTAAACCTGGTCAATGCTATTGAAAAAGGTAGGAGTATAGATGATATCCCAGGTATAGCCTTTCGAAAAGAGAGTTCAGTATTTGTGAATCCGCCACCTACTATGGTTATAGACCTTGACGAACTGCCGCTTCCTGCCAGACATTTACTTCCGATGGACAAATATCATATAACAAAGAGCAGAACCAAAACCAGTCATGCATTTACAGTAAGTGTAGCCAGGGGATGTCCGTTTAACTGTGCGTTTTGTTGCAGGATATTCGGGCGTAAAGTAAGGCACCACTCTGTTAAAAGAATAATAGAAGAGATTAAAATACTGATAGATGATTATGGAGCAAAAGAAATCAACCTGGAAGCAGATACGCTAACAGTAAATAGGAAGTTTCTGTTTTCACTATGTGACGGACTTATTAGCTCAGGTCTTTCCAACAAGATATCATGGACTTGTGAGAGCCGGATAGATACGGTCGATGAGAATGTGCTAAGAAAAATGAAGGAAGCAGGTTGCTGGCAGACTAGCTATGGAGTTGAAACAGGTTCCCAGCGTTTGCTTGATATTATCCATAAGGATATAACTCTTGAACAGATAGAAAATACTTTTGCTTTCACCAAGAAAGTTGGAATTAGCATTCGTGCATTTTACATGCTTGGTATTCCAACTGAAACAAGAAAGGAGAGCTTACGAACTATTGCCTTTGCAAAAAAACTGGATGCGAGGTGGTCTCAATTTACAGTTTTTACGCCCTTCCCTGGAACAGAACTCTATGACATGGTAGTGAAAGAGGGGGGACTAAGATCAAAAAACTGGTCGAATTATAAAACCCATGGTGGATGGACCAAAGGAGACCTGGCATACGTCCCTAGAGGCCGAACAATTGAGGAAATGAAAATACTTCAGAAAAAAGCTTATCGGGCTGTGTATATTCGCCCAAAGGTTATTTTTAGGCTCTTAAAGGAAATTGATTCGATTGGCAAGTTAAAAGAATATGTCATCGGATTTTGGGTTTTGTTAAAAACGGCTTTGCCATCGCGTGGGGGAAAAAACAGTGTAGTCAAAATTAGTCGAAATGATCTGGAAAATTTTGCAAAAGGCGTTTATGTAGATTCTCCTGTATATTTTAGCGCAAACAGCCTTATTAGATATATTAACTGGAAAAAGCTTGATTTTGCCTTAACATTATTTAAATCGAAAAATAATCATGTCATTCTTGATTTTGCTTGTGGAAACGGTGTGATGTTCCCAACGTTATCGGGGCTGTTTAATTTTGTTATTGGTATTGACCTGCATACTACAGCTGCAGCTAGATTAAAAAAAAGGTTCGAGTTAAAAAATGTTTTTCCTGTAACCGCCAATGGGTTGAAACTTCCTTTTAAAGATAAATCCTTTTCCACAATTCTAACTGCGTCGACATTGGAACATTTCAAAGAATTGGATGAAGTTGTACGAGAATTAGCCCGTATTATGGAGCCAGATGGATATTTACTGTTGCTGGTTCCAACAGAAAACATGTTTTATAAAGTTGGACGTATTTTATTTGGGTATAAAAAACCTGAGGATCATTACTATTCAGCCAGTGAAATAGAGAAAGCTGTTGAGCAGCATTTTAAATCTGAAATTAAGAAGTATTTCCCAATAAATATTCTTCCTTTTATATCTGTATATCGGCTTGGCAGGTTCAGAAAGGCTGAAGACTGCTCATCTCACTGAGACATCTTAATTCTGTAGAGGAGACAATATCTTGCTTCGCAGATTAATGGATATTTTAGCCTGTCCGATATGCGCCCAACCCTTTAAATTAAAAATAATTAAGAAAAAAAACACAAATTGGCATTGCAACGATATTCCTGGTTGTAATCATTATTGTGAATTTATTTCCAGTAATATCACATCTAAAGATCAAGTGGAAACACATTCTCTTTGCAATAAATGTTACAAAGAAGAAATAATTCAGGGAGAGTTATTATGCCCCAACGGACACGTATTTCCTATTGTTGATGCGGTCCCGAGACTACATGATCTTGATATTGGTAGGTTAAGAACAAAAAAGACTTTTGATGTTGAATGGAAAGTATTTAATTACGATGAAAAGATATATGGTCATTCGCAGGAAGAGGAGCTGAAGGATTTATTCCGCCGAATGGTTGTAAATGAGCGATTTTTCAATGGCAAGACAGTTCTTGACGCTGGGTGTGGGATAGGCAGAGTTACCCAAAGTATCAGCAAATTGGCTAAAGAAGTAATTGGGATTGATTTTAGTTTAGGGGTAGATGAAGCATATATACTGAATGAAAAGAATCTAAACGTTCACATCCTTCAGGCTGATATTATGAACCTTCCATTTAGGTTGTCATATTTTGATTATATTTACAGCAAGGGAGTACTCCATTATGTTTCTGATGTCCAACAATGTCTATCCAGCCTGGCTGAAAATGTCATGCCTGGAGGGGCCTTATCTATTACAATATATCCAAAAATGAGACCACTCTTTGAAAAGGTTAATCGACTGCTGAGAAAGATTACGGTAATATTACCAATTAAAGCGGTATATGTTATGAGTTTTCTTTTAATACCTTTCATTACTCTGGCTTGGAAATTGAGCGGCACAAAAGGGCGTTATATCGGCTGGAATGAGCGTGCTCATATGATTTTTAACTGGCTTGCTTCAGAGTTTCAAAATAAAGCTTCAAATAAAGAAGTAGTCGGATGGTTTAAAAAACTTGGATTCAATGAAATAAGATTGTCAGATATACCTGTCGGAATTACAGGTATAAAAAAAGAATAAGCAGAAATGCGTCAAGAGGTGTCAGGTTTATTTTGAACTATTTTAGAGAAAAAGTTGATATTAGCTTTAAAAAGACAATAAAGAACTTAATAAAATATGTTTTTTTGGCAATTATTTTTTATTATTTTTTTTTCTATGTTTATGAAAACTGGAACAAAATTGATGAATACAAATATGAAACCGATTGGTTTTATTTAAGCATTTCACTGCTGTTGCTGTTGCTGTCCTTTTCATTGCTTCCCTTATCTCTTAGAAATATTGTTAAAATATTTAAATGCAAGATTTCCTTCAAAAAAGTATGTTTAATTTTATTCTATTCGCAATTTGCAAAATATTTGCCGGGGGGAGTCTGGGGATATGTGGGGCGAGTATATCTTTATAAAAAAGAAGGAATGAGCACAGGTGATGCATCAAAAAGCGTATTGTTGGAAACGTTATTAGTCTTAGTAAGTGGTATCTTTATTTCATTTGGTTCCTTGTTCTTTATTGATAAACTCTCTTCTCTTGAATGGTTAGACAATATATATATACGGAGTGTGGGGATATTAATATCAATTATACTGATATTATTTATGCATCCTAAAATTCTTAACAGTTTATTGGATTTAATGCCAGCTATCATAAATAAAAATAAAGTCCGGTTTAAGTATGAATTTTTATCTTTATTAAAACCGATGTTATACCTGGTTATTTTCTGGCTGGGAGTTGGTATTAGTTTCTGGTTTTTAATTAGAAGTTTTATATATATAGATTCAGTATTATTGCCGATGACCACATGCGCTTTTATCATATCATGGGTAATCGGTCTTTTCGTTTTTTTTACACCAGGTGGGATAGGGACTAGAGAAGCCGTCCTTATAGTAGTGCTTAATTTACATTTACCAGTTTATATTTCAGCCTTCATTGCATTAATGGCACGAATTTGGTGGGTATTAGGAGAATTAATCTGGCTATTTCTTTCTTATCTATTGAACAGGTTCGATAGTAAAGCATAAAAAATCAAATTGCAAAATCAATAACGCAAAACTCTTAATAGCGCAGAAAGATAATCCTTAATAGTAAATCTAATGTTAAATATTTTTCTTCTTTTACAGTAACTGTCCCAAAGCCTGTGAAACAACCTGAAAAGTTTATTAGGAGGTAAAGATACTAGTAATTTTATTAATGGTAAAAATGATGGATGATTAACAGCAAATCCAAAGAATTTGTGCAGATTTTCAATCTTTTTTTTATCTTTATTAGAAAAACAGTTGAGTCGGGATCCTTGAAAATAGCTTTCACTTAACAGATCAAAATTTCCATCGAAATACCCTTTTTCAATTGTGTATTCACCTAATTTTGTTTTTGGGTAAGGTTGAAATACGGTAGAGATTGCATTATCGACTTTGCACCTAATGTTTAATTTTAATGTTTCCATATCAGTTTCAAAAGAACCTTCAGGCAACCCTAAAATATTTTCAGCTCCGATTGGAATATTATATTTATGAACAAGATTAAAAGCATTAATTATTTCTTCTTTGGTCATATTTCTTTCAAGAAGTTCTGTTCTGATCTTATCGTTCCCTGATTCAATTGCCATATATACAGACATACAGCCTGCTTCTTTTATTAGTCTGATTTTTTCATCGGTCACCAGTTTTACCTGAAGGTTACAGACAAAGGGTAGATTAATTTCCTGTTTATATAGATTTTTAAATTCTTTAAGCCAGCTTATAGGAGGAAGGATGAATATATCATCTATAAATCTAACAATCTCAAGAGGATATCTGTTCTTTACTTCTCGTATTTCATCAATAACATTTTGAACGCTTCGCCAGCGTATTATTTTATTTCCCTTATATAAGTTTTTATAAGCCCTGTTAAAACAGTATGTGCAGTTAAAAGGACATCCACTATTGCTCATAAAGCGTTTTATTTTATTTTCACGGAGATACTTATCTTTCATGTACACCATGTCGCGGTCGGGAAAGGGTAGTTCATCAAGATCTTCAAGCAAGGGCCGAATCGGATTTTTAATAACAGCCCCGGCTTTTTTAATCCAAAGATTGTTGATGCCAGAGATGTCGGAACCTTGCTCGATGTTGTCGGCAAGTTCCAGCATGGCATACCCACCTTCTCCAATACATATTGCGTCAACATTTTCTTGATATACAGTTTCAGGGAAAAATGTTGTATGGGGACCACCGAGAATTGAGAAGGTTTTAATTTCTGTTTTGACTTGGTCATTGATTTTTAAATACTCAGCATGGCTTCCGGAAATAACAGAGTATCCGACTATATCGGGCGAATAGTTTTTTAAACAATGGAGCCAGTTTTTTTTTGAAGCTATAAAAAGAGCAATGCTATGCCCTTTGGTCCTTAGAAGGCTGGAAATGTACATTATTCCCAGTGGCTCCGCAATTTCATGGTTTTTAATTATAAAGGCTATTTTCATTTGCTGGCTTCTTTCTGATTTATCCTAAAAACAATTAGGATATAGTTTTATAAAACTATTCAGGCCTGAGAAAATTCATTAGACTGTTTAGCTGCTTTTCATTTAGTAAAAGATATGCAAGCCGTGCTTGGAGCTCATATCGAAGGAACCTCAGATAAGTCCAGTTGGACTTCCAGCTTTTTTTTGTTTCCCATTCAACAGGAGCAGGATATATTTTAAATCTATTTTTATGAAAAAGATCAGCAGCCCTTTTAATGTGGAAATCGTGGGTTACTAGAATAAGACTGTCCCAACCCTTTTTTTTGATCATTAGTGAAGTGTTATGGACATTATTATAAGTATCTTTAGATCCAGATTCAATAAGTATTCTTTGTTCAGGAATACCTAGCCTTAAAGCCTCAGCAGCCATTCTGTTTGAGCCAGGTAGTCCGGTTCCTCTTTTATCGGCACATCCCCCAGAAAATAAAATATTCGGTGATAGTTCTTTTTTCCATATTTGTATCGCTTTTTGAATACGGTGAAGTGAATATTTGTCAAGGTGGTTTCTTTCAGTAATTCCATAGCCGCTGTAAAGAACAACAATTACCGGTGAAGCCTGGATATTTTCTTCATAGATAAATGGTCTGGAAATGATCCATGGTAATTCACTAAACCCAAGAAGAAGTACAATTAATATTATGCAAAAAGAGAATGCGGAAAATAGAATTTTGGGATTTCTAATTTTCATAAAACAAATATTATCATCAGTATCCAGTTTAAATCCTAATGGATTCAGTTGATTTAATTACTTAAAAGCTTGGTTTACATATGTTTTATACAAGGGCTATCAGTTATTAAAGTGCTTTAATACTCTTTTCAGTCTGCTGATATTTAGCTCCACAGGAAGTACATTCCAGATTGTCTGATAGCCTCTCTCCACATTTACACATCCAGCCGACATGTTTTGCGGGATTACCAAATACCAGGGCGTGATTGGGAACACTTTTTGTTACGACAGAACCCGCGCCAATAAAAGAATAAGAACCAAGCGTGACACCACATATAATTGTGGCATTGGCACCGATTGTAGTACCTTTTTTCACCAGAGTCGGCAGGGCTCTATCCATTTTAGGGATTTCAGCTCTGGGGTTATAGACATTGGTAAAGACCATGGAAGGGCCGCAGAAAACACCGTCTTCAAGAGTTGTGCCTTTATAAATGCTCACATTGTTTTGTATCTTGCATTTATCGCCTATGTTTACATCGGGTCCGATAACTACGTTTTGACCAATGTTACAACTATTACCAATTTTCGATCCAGACAGCACATGGGAAAAATGCCATATTTTAGAGTTTGATCCAATCATGCAACCTTCATCAATGATGGCAGTTTGGTGGACAAAATGGGCTTTATCAGAAATTGGTAAATGTTCAGATTCAACTGATAAGCGTTTATCATCAAAAGAAAACGAGACTTTGCAGCCATGATTATCTAAAGAGCGCTGACCGGCCTTTAGTATTTTAAGCACCTTTAAACCTTCACTGCCGTTTGTTTGAGGTTTTGTTCCATGGGAAATACAGGAAAGGAAATGTACACATTCTGCACGCAGGGGTTCGTTTTCCGGGATATCGAATCTTTCTGCATCGGCTTTGGTCGGCACAGGCATGCTATTTTGCCATTTGATCTCATGGGGATAGAGAAGAAGTTTGTCAGGCCAGTTGCGGGTGTCATCGAAAACCGCCATTTTTTTATCACCCACCACGACCAGTTTTTGTTCTTTGAAGGGGTGAAGCCAGGAAACGAAGATATGGGCCCTAAGGCCGGATGGAAATTCAAGATGAGTGGTGGTCACATCAGCAATTTTTTTGTGAAGATAGTTTCCTCCGGTAGCAAAAACACTTTCAGGGTCTTCCCCTGCCAGTGAAAGAATCATGGAAATGTCGTGAGGGGCAAATGACCAGAGGATGTTTTCTTCTCGCCTGATTTTTCCTAGATTAAGCCTATGGGAATAAATATAATTAATACGGCCAAGTTCGCCACTTACAGCTAATTCTTTGAGGCGGACAAAAACAGGGTGATATTGGAGAAGGTGTCCAACCATAAGAATCAGATTCTTTTTTTCGGCCAGCAAAATAAGTTCCTCACCTTCTTTTTCTTGAAGTACCAGAGGCTTTTCCACATAGACGTGCTTTCCTGCCAGGAGTGCTTCACGTGCAAGGGTGAAGTGAGTTTCCGCCGGTGTGGCAATGACCACACCTTGAATATCCTCTTTGGACAATGCTTCATTTAATGCAAAACAAATGTCAACATTAGGGTATTGCTTTTTAAACTGTGAAAGGAGGGTTTCATCCTTATCACAGATCAGTTTCAGTGCTCCAAGTTTATGGTAGTTGCGGACAAGGTTTTTTCCCCAGTAACCTGAACCGATGATTGCGACTGATGGGTTGATCATAAAATCTGTTCCTTTTTACACTACTTTTAGGAAGGATTTATAGAACTAAACTTAAAGGTTTCGGCCTAATGAAGAATATTGAAGTTGTGCAATATTGTCGACATAAAATTTATAACTCTTTGCATCTATATGAAATTATATTAAAAATTTCTAAGAATGTCAAAGATAAATCGCAAAACATCGGTGATAAATAACGGTACTTTAGCATTTAAAAAAAATAGGCAAGACGCAAATAAGCGCTGTTTGGGGCTTGATATAGGTAGTCGGTTCCTGGCAGGTGAAAACCGCCGAATTCGGTTTCTGAAGAACCATAATATATATTTCCTCCCAATGTACATTGGAAGTCTTCAGTAACATCCCAGACAATACGAGGTTGAATGATTCCGGAAGGGTCGGCTGTATTGCATATCACCGTTAAATTGGCCTTGATCAGAGTATGTAATTCCATTTCGATTCCACCAGAAAGGTACTTCTTGCCTAAAACAAAGAGATCTCCGCGGGACAGGCGCTCGGTGATGCCCGGATCAGAAATGGCCCTTGAATAATTCTTGTCGCCGATGCCATTAAAATAAAACTCCATGAACCCGTAAAAGTTTTTTCCCCACCATACCCAGGAGTAATCCATGTTGGCGACAAGGGATAAGAAGTCATCCCTGCCTGTGTCATCATCCACAAACGTCCAAGTGGCATCCAGGCGCCAGGCTGCGTCCAGTAAATAACCGTTGCTGCCGATTCCGGCAACAACATCCTCATAATGATAGGCAGCCATAATGTCGAATTCAGCAGTTCTGACTGAAAAGTGCAGTTTTCCGCCAAAGGAGGACTCAGCCCCTTTGACATTTTGCGTGTCCTGATCTCGACGTGGCACCCAGAGCATCTGGATTTCACCGATTTTTTCGGGCGAAAACAGGGCAGTTAGCATATCGTCTCCAACTTTATAGTCGCGCTCAATATCGGTGGGAGCAAAGGGGTTAAACAGATCCATTGGATTAAAAATAAGGCCGTTACTCCAGGTCAAGGCCTGCCTGCCGATACGAATAGTGGCCCAGTCAGGTTGTAAGGTCAGGGAGAATCGATCCAGACGGTGATAAAGAATATATTTGTCATCTTCATCAATGATTTTGGTAAGGTCAAAGAAGCGGCGATCATCGTTTATGCCGCTGCCAGGTATCAAGCTGTGTTCCAACAGGTTTGGAAACAGTTCCGCAAGCTTATTTTGGGTGCGCATGGTATCGCCGCCATACAGAACGGCTTCATAATGGATGGTTGAATATAGCCAATCAGTTAAATACGTTTTGTTTTTTAGCCGGAAATCAGAGCTGCCGTCATAGTATGGGCCCGAGTTCGCCAAATAATAAATAGAATCATTATCCGGCCATGAGGCACTTCCAGCTATTTTGAACTGGCCACCCCACCGGGAGTCTATGTTTTCATACCATGATGTTAACTCAGGCGGAGAAGTTTCTGTTTTTTCAGGTGTGTATTGATTAAAAGAGTTCGCTGAATCTGCTGAGGCACCAATAGCTATATTCAACAGAGAAAACATAAGCAACCATCCGATCAGATGCATTTTCATGAATTTATTACACACTAATGTTATACCAAATGCCAAATGAATAATATTGGGGAAAATATAGGATCAATCACCAAAACACCACAGAGGGAAAGCGCCAAAGCCTACGATTAATCCGTACATTTTTGGAAAAAATCAGTGGGAAAGTATCACCACCTGATATAAATTACGGTGCTATTTAATTGATCGGGGGAGTTCCTTATCAATGGCCTTTTTGGTGAACCGTTTGAGATTTTATGATTGTTAGTAGTTCGTCCGGAGAAGCGCCCATTTGCCCGTATCAGCCTTAACAACAGTTTCGAGAAACCGGCGTTCGGTCCGCCTAGGCGGACTGAGATTGGATTTGAACCAGCCCCAAGGGACAGAATCCCACGGCAGCGTTAATCGTCTCTGCCTGTATGGATTTAACTGAGAAGATAGGGGGCGTGCACAGAGTGCCGGACTTATTTGTTAAGGCTGATACGGGCAAATGGGCGCTTCTCCGGACGAACTGAGTAGAGATTGAAAAACTCCCCGACCCCTCATTTAATTTTATCATCAACAATGCAACCGTCGCGGATAAGCACCAGCCGATGGGCATAATCCATGACCATCTTATCGTGAGTAGAGAATATAAATGTGATCTTTTTTTCTTGGTTCATTGTTTTCATCATTTCCAGCAGGCCGTTTCCTGTTTTTGAATCGAGGTTGGCAGTGGGTTCATCTGCCAGAACAATAGACGGGTTGGACACAATTGCGCGGGCCACAGCCACACGCTGCTGCTGTCCGCCGGAAAGCTCTGCCGGGCGACGGTTGTATTTGCCTTCCAGGCCGACATCATCCAAAATAGCCCTGGCACGTTTTCTTCTTTGGGTTGCCTGTATGCCCTGCAGCAACATTACAAACTCAACGTTTTCTATGGCGGAAAGGACCGGGATTAAATTATAAGACTGGAAGATAAATCCAACCTTGTGTAAACGAAGAAGCGCCAGTTGGGATTGGGTCATTTTCTCAAAAATATTTCCATCCACTTTTATATTGCCGCTGTCAGGTTGATCAAGGCCTCCGATTATATTCAGCAGGGTTGTCTTGCCGAACCTGAAGGTCCTGCAAGTGCCACAAAGTTTCCCTCATCAATGGAAAGGGTGACGCTTTTTAGCGCATGGACCTCAATTTTTCCCTGACGGTATGTTTTGAAAATATCTTTGCATTCTACAATACCCATAATGTTCCTTCCGTGTGATAATTACCCCTTGTGAGTTTTATGTTGCCCGTTGAAAAAGACATATATGGGCAACGGCCAGTATGTTCGTCATGTTTGCGCCAAAGCTTCCACCGGTGTAAACTTGGCTGCTTTGAATGCCGGATAAAGGCTGACCAGAAGACCAAGTATAACGACTACCAGGTTGGATAAGAGTACATCTTTTAGATGAACCGAAGGAAAAATTATTTTGGAAATTCCGGCAAATTCCGCACCCTCTGCAAAGGCAGAAAGATCTATGCCGCTTTCTGACAAGGCAAACACACATAAAAGGGCCATCAGGTTTCCAATGATCATGCCCATGATAAGAAGGATAAATGATTCTGAGAGCACATCTCTAATAATCCACCATGGCTTCATTCCAAGTGCCTTGAGCAGGCCGAATTCCCTCATCCTCTCAAATACCGCCATTAAAGTGGTGTTAACAATACCGAAACCCATGGCGATAAAAACAACCAAAGACCAAATGAAGATGAATCCGTCAAAAATGACCAGATAGGCGTTGATGATGGGGAGAAGTTCCTGCCAGGTCTGTATTTGATACCCATCTGTTCCCAGTTCAGCTTTAAGCCCGGCCGTTATTTGAGCAGCATCTATGTGATCAGGCAAAGTAATAGACACCTCTGAAATACCTTTTTTTAATTTTAGCATCTGTCTGGCGGTATCGATATTAACAAAAGCGAACTGTTTTTCTGTGGCCTGTAACTGAGATTGGTAGGTTCCGATGATACGAAATGCTTTTGAAGCAATGTTGCCGTCCTTATCCTGGGACATAACAATAAGTTTACGACCGAGTTTTGTTTCAAATTTAACCAAAAGGGCTTGTCCCACAATAATGCCTTGTTTGTCTTCAGCTTCTAGATAGCGGTCCTGGTTTATTGCGTGTCCGATAAAAGAGGTTTTGGCTTCTGCCGCAGGATTGATCCCGACCAGGGTGATACCACCCGTATGTCTGGCATTCCCCACAATGGCATTAACCCGTATTCTGGCGGCCCGGTTGGCACCGGTTGGAAGAACTTTGTTGAGCGCCGTTTCAAGGGTTTGGGTATCATACATACTGTTTTCGATCACCGGGTCGTTCCGATAATCTTTATGATGGATTTGAAGATGCCCGGTAAGCGTGGAGATGGAGTTTTTGATCATATCAACTTCCATCCCTCGCATGAGCGTGTTTAAAAAAACCATGCTCCAGACACCGATAATAATGGCAGTCATGATGACTGCTGTCCGTCTTGGGTTGCGCCATATATTTCGCCAGGCTAGCTGGAAATACATAAACCACCTTCAATTTTATTAAGTTTAAAGTGATCCAATATTTTCTATATAAAACAGTAAATTATATTTAATTTGAACGAACCACACTTTCTAAAAGTTGTGAAAAAAGTTATCGTACTTACACATGAGTCATGGCTTCAACCGGACGAAGGCTTCGAATCTTGAAAGCCGGGTACAGGGCAGCCAGAAATGTAATCATAAATACGATGGCTGGACCGCTGAGTGCTGAAAGCAGGGACAATCTGGGAAAGATTCGCCCTGAAATGCCATACTGAACTAAAATGTCCGATGCACCGGAAATATCGATTCCGTGCCCCTGGAAATATAAGGTGATGAGACACCCGCCGAAGATGCCTGCCATGATGCCGATCATGGTCATGCTCATCGATTCTAGCAAAAGGAGTTTGGTCAGCCTGCCGGGGGTTATCCCGATCGCTTTGAGCACGCCGAACTCTCTGGTTCGTTCAAATATAACCATCAGGAAAGTGTTCAGGATGCTAAATGCCACCACCAGGATCAATAAAAAATAAAAAATAATTCCACTGACAAGATCAAGTTGTATGCTTTGAACCAAACCTGGTGTAAGTTCTTTCCAATCAAGCACGACCAGAGGAGATTTCGGGCTAATTTTGTTTATTTCCTTATTAACAAAGGATTTAATTTCATCGACCGTTTTTAAGGAGTTTGCTGTCACAATCACTTCATGTACAGCGCCATGCATGCCATATACATCCTGAAA encodes the following:
- a CDS encoding Gfo/Idh/MocA family oxidoreductase, producing the protein MINPSVAIIGSGYWGKNLVRNYHKLGALKLICDKDETLLSQFKKQYPNVDICFALNEALSKEDIQGVVIATPAETHFTLAREALLAGKHVYVEKPLVLQEKEGEELILLAEKKNLILMVGHLLQYHPVFVRLKELAVSGELGRINYIYSHRLNLGKIRREENILWSFAPHDISMILSLAGEDPESVFATGGNYLHKKIADVTTTHLEFPSGLRAHIFVSWLHPFKEQKLVVVGDKKMAVFDDTRNWPDKLLLYPHEIKWQNSMPVPTKADAERFDIPENEPLRAECVHFLSCISHGTKPQTNGSEGLKVLKILKAGQRSLDNHGCKVSFSFDDKRLSVESEHLPISDKAHFVHQTAIIDEGCMIGSNSKIWHFSHVLSGSKIGNSCNIGQNVVIGPDVNIGDKCKIQNNVSIYKGTTLEDGVFCGPSMVFTNVYNPRAEIPKMDRALPTLVKKGTTIGANATIICGVTLGSYSFIGAGSVVTKSVPNHALVFGNPAKHVGWMCKCGERLSDNLECTSCGAKYQQTEKSIKAL
- a CDS encoding ABC transporter ATP-binding protein encodes the protein MLNIIGGLDQPDSGNIKVDGNIFEKMTQSQLALLRLHKVGFIFQSYNLIPVLSAIENVEFVMLLQGIQATQRRKRARAILDDVGLEGKYNRRPAELSGGQQQRVAVARAIVSNPSIVLADEPTANLDSKTGNGLLEMMKTMNQEKKITFIFSTHDKMVMDYAHRLVLIRDGCIVDDKIK
- a CDS encoding FtsX-like permease family protein, which gives rise to MYFQLAWRNIWRNPRRTAVIMTAIIIGVWSMVFLNTLMRGMEVDMIKNSISTLTGHLQIHHKDYRNDPVIENSMYDTQTLETALNKVLPTGANRAARIRVNAIVGNARHTGGITLVGINPAAEAKTSFIGHAINQDRYLEAEDKQGIIVGQALLVKFETKLGRKLIVMSQDKDGNIASKAFRIIGTYQSQLQATEKQFAFVNIDTARQMLKLKKGISEVSITLPDHIDAAQITAGLKAELGTDGYQIQTWQELLPIINAYLVIFDGFIFIWSLVVFIAMGFGIVNTTLMAVFERMREFGLLKALGMKPWWIIRDVLSESFILLIMGMIIGNLMALLCVFALSESGIDLSAFAEGAEFAGISKIIFPSVHLKDVLLSNLVVVILGLLVSLYPAFKAAKFTPVEALAQT
- a CDS encoding FtsX-like permease family protein, encoding MSIDVKMAWRNIWRNPRRTVLTIAAIAFACLLLVFMLSFQFGSYETMINSSVKIHTGHLQVQSMGYHEKKSIRLVVPDPDAVAKILDQIQSVEAYTHRANAFSLVSSKKRTYGGIVSGIDPDKEAKVSTLKSLIRKGRYLSKDDTDQVLLGHLLAENLKIDIQDEVTLLGQGLDGSVAATVAKVKGIYSSGIDDLDRSSIHMPLKYFQDVYGMHGAVHEVIVTANSLKTVDEIKSFVNKEINKISPKSPLVVLDWKELTPGLVQSIQLDLVSGIIFYFLLILVVAFSILNTFLMVIFERTREFGVLKAIGITPGRLTKLLLLESMSMTMIGIMAGIFGGCLITLYFQGHGIDISGASDILVQYGISGRIFPRLSLLSALSGPAIVFMITFLAALYPAFKIRSLRPVEAMTHV